In a genomic window of Sinorhizobium meliloti:
- the exoL gene encoding succinoglycan biosynthesis glycosyltransferase ExoL, giving the protein MLQILYLAQDLADPAVRRRTLTLVAGGARVTLAGFRRGDNPLAAIDGVEPIELGTTADGRFAQRIGAVARACLSLQRQLGHVRKPDVIIARNLEMLAVARRAVAFFGGTVPIVYECLDIHRLMLRKDIVGRMLRAAESQLGKNARLLITSSPAFIEHYFRPLSGIGAPPMLLENKVLEIDGTVERRTASPAECPPPGAPWKIGWFGALRCRRSLALLAEFSRKMEGRFEIVLRGRPAYSEFDDFDGFVRNEPFMRFEGAYRNPEDLAEIYGEVHFTWAIDFFEEGQNSAWLLPNRLYEGCRHGRIPIAMKGTETGRFLSVRSIGFVLEGADPESLATTLGSLTPKRYADAAERISRCNPGSWVFDRADCETLVRQLAALTLQAPQTAPVVAMAGSSHNEGGFL; this is encoded by the coding sequence GGATCTGGCCGATCCCGCAGTGCGCCGGAGAACCCTAACGCTCGTCGCGGGTGGCGCACGCGTGACGCTCGCCGGATTCCGCCGCGGCGACAATCCTCTGGCCGCCATCGACGGCGTCGAGCCGATCGAACTCGGAACCACCGCCGACGGCCGTTTCGCCCAGCGGATCGGTGCCGTCGCTCGCGCCTGCCTGTCGCTGCAACGCCAGCTCGGCCATGTCCGCAAGCCGGATGTGATCATCGCGCGCAATCTGGAGATGCTTGCCGTGGCGAGGAGAGCGGTCGCGTTCTTCGGCGGTACCGTTCCCATCGTCTACGAATGCCTCGATATCCACCGCCTCATGCTGCGCAAGGACATCGTCGGGCGGATGCTGCGCGCGGCCGAAAGCCAACTCGGCAAGAATGCGCGCCTGTTGATCACCAGCTCCCCCGCCTTCATCGAGCATTACTTCCGGCCGCTATCCGGCATCGGCGCTCCGCCGATGCTTCTGGAAAACAAGGTGCTCGAAATCGACGGCACGGTCGAGCGGCGGACGGCCTCACCGGCCGAATGCCCGCCGCCCGGCGCACCCTGGAAGATCGGCTGGTTCGGAGCGCTGCGCTGCCGCAGGTCGCTCGCCCTTCTCGCGGAATTCTCGCGAAAGATGGAGGGCCGCTTCGAGATCGTTCTGCGCGGCAGGCCCGCCTATTCCGAATTCGACGATTTCGACGGCTTCGTTCGCAACGAGCCCTTCATGCGGTTCGAAGGCGCCTATCGCAATCCTGAAGACCTGGCGGAAATCTATGGCGAGGTCCACTTCACCTGGGCGATCGACTTCTTCGAGGAGGGCCAGAATTCTGCCTGGCTGCTGCCGAACAGGCTTTATGAAGGCTGCCGCCACGGCCGAATTCCGATCGCCATGAAGGGGACGGAGACCGGTCGTTTCCTGTCCGTGCGGAGCATCGGCTTCGTTCTCGAGGGAGCCGACCCCGAGAGCCTCGCCACAACTCTCGGCTCGCTGACGCCAAAACGCTATGCCGACGCCGCAGAGCGTATCAGCCGCTGCAATCCGGGATCCTGGGTGTTCGACCGGGCGGATTGCGAAACCCTGGTGCGGCAGCTGGCAGCGCTCACGCTCCAGGCGCCGCAGACCGCTCCCGTAGTCGCGATGGCCGGTTCCAGCCACAACGAAGGTGGATTTCTATGA